From Pelagibacterium flavum:
CGCGCGAGGGCGTCAAGGAAGCGGTGTTCGAGACATCGAAGCTGGCGCAACCCAACCGGCAGGGACGAAAACTCATGCAGGCCTATTTTCGCAAAAAGGGCGTGGCGACCAGCTTCAAGTGACCGTGTGGAAAGGCTGTGAGCGTTAAGCATGCGCCACAATAGGGCCACGCTTGGGCTTGCTATTGAAGTTGAACGCGGCCAAGCCTATGTGAGCCTTAACCGTCCTTTAAGCAGCAATCGCTTGCTATCTGGCCGACAAGCCGAATCCTTTTCTCCGGGGGAGTTACCCAAAACATGCGAGATCCCGTCGATCTATACATGAACACGCTCGTGCCGATGGTGGTCGAGCAGTCCAATCGCGGCGAACGCGCCTTCGATATCTATTCGCGCCTCCTGCGTGAGCGCATCATTTTCGTGACCGGCGTGGTCGAGGACAACATGGCCTCGGTTATCGTCGCGCAGCTGCTTTTCCTCGAATCGGAAAATCCGAAAAAGGAAATCGCCATGTACATCAACTCACCTGGCGGGGTGGTGACGGCAGGCCTGTCGATCTACGACACCATGCAATTTATCCGTCCCAAGGTTCAGACCCTGTGCATGGGGCAGGCGGCGTCGATGGGATCGCTGCTGCTGACCGCAGGCGAGAAGGACATGCGCGGCGCGCTGCCCAATGCCCGCGTGATGGTGCACCAGCCCTCGGGTGGCTATCAGGGTCAGGTGACCGACATCATGATTCACGCCCGCGAGGCCGAGAATCTGAAGCGCCGGCTCAATGAAATCTACGTGAAGCATTCCGGGCTCGAGTATCAGCAGGTTGAAGACCTGCTCGAGCGCGACAAGTTCCTTTCACCGCAAGAAGCCAAGGAACTCGGCCTTATCGACCACGTTCACGAGAAGCGGGCGGTACCGGAAGGCGGGGCATAAGAGCCCGTTATTGAACAGATGCAACGGGCGCAAAGAGAAGCGCTCGTGCCGATTGCGCCCCGACGGAACGATCTTTATGGTCAGAGTGAGAAATTGTTCATGCGTCGTCGGGTAGCGTTATGAATCGGCGAAACTGAACCAAGCGTTTGCAACGCTTCTGGAGTTGCTAGATGTCCAAGGAAAATTCGAGCGGAGAATCCTCCAAGAACACGCT
This genomic window contains:
- a CDS encoding ATP-dependent Clp protease proteolytic subunit, giving the protein MRDPVDLYMNTLVPMVVEQSNRGERAFDIYSRLLRERIIFVTGVVEDNMASVIVAQLLFLESENPKKEIAMYINSPGGVVTAGLSIYDTMQFIRPKVQTLCMGQAASMGSLLLTAGEKDMRGALPNARVMVHQPSGGYQGQVTDIMIHAREAENLKRRLNEIYVKHSGLEYQQVEDLLERDKFLSPQEAKELGLIDHVHEKRAVPEGGA